Proteins encoded together in one Raphanus sativus cultivar WK10039 unplaced genomic scaffold, ASM80110v3 Scaffold0712, whole genome shotgun sequence window:
- the LOC108849322 gene encoding zinc finger protein CONSTANS-LIKE 4 has product MGKKCDLCEGVARMYCESDQASLCWHCDAKVHGANFLVAKHARCLLCSACQSPTPWKATGLRLGPTFSVCDSCVALKSAAGGRDGVSSTERIQTESPGQEINGFDNDDGAESYDDDEDENEDEEYSDDDENEDDEEEAENQVVPWAAAGQPLPVVSSSSSDGGGGGPVAKRKRECYDEEIGCSSAQESNCSRPLKRPTREEPVFKSTAAVNSIIRLEGESLRNIERRR; this is encoded by the exons ATGGGAAAGAAGTGTGATTTATGCGAAGGTGTTGCGAGAATGTACTGCGAGTCAGATCAGGCGAGTCTATGCTGGCACTGCGACGCTAAAGTTCACGGCGCTAACTTCCTCGTCGCTAAGCACGCGCGATGTCTTCTCTGCAGCGCCTGCCAGTCACCCACGCCGTGGAAAGCCACGGGGCTTCGCCTCGGCCCCACCTTCTCCGTCTGCGACTCTTGCGTCGCTCTTAAATCCGCGGCCGGCGGTAGAGACGGCGTAAGCAGCACTGAGAGGATTCAGACGGAGAGTCCTGGCCAGGAGATCAATGGTTTCGATAATGACGACGGCGCGGAGTCTTACGATGATGATGAGGACGAAAATGAAGACGAGGAGTacagtgatgatgatgaaaatgaagatgatgaggaagaagctgaAAATCAAGTTGTCCCGTGGGCTGCGGCGGGGCAACCGCTTCCTGTAGTGAGTTCATCATCGTCTGACGGTGGAGGCGGAGGTCCGGTGGCGAAGAGGAAGAGGGAATGTTACGAT GAGGAGATCGGATGCTCTTCAGCTCAAGAGTCAAACTGTTCTCGGCCGTTGAAGCGACCGACAAGAGAGGAACCAGTGTTCAAATCAACGGCTGCGGTTAACTCTATCATCAGATTAGAAGGAGAGAGTCTCCGAAACATTGAACGACGCCGTTGA
- the LOC108853259 gene encoding protein SPOROCYTELESS-like yields the protein MVTPLFFTPTNQNPNELMRNTYLVNDSSESLTEPPQKSSGGEPGSKTGEPKRKKPALRGMGVARLERLRIEEEKKNMIEAQGGGDTLAASPNATPSPDPGVVLQGFPSYGTGGPNTRSMFLGGGVGSGQIPVYPPWGFVEPSSIPNPQVYNPSNNHCDVCFKKQRINEDQHVVRSNGGGFSEYTVFPHLLPPDQRSQGFFYDHRIARYSAPTSAPTNQVFNKATNYTGSMEELWSGNPRNETGDVKEYDFFPVSSVSTSVGDCSPNTSTIDLTLKL from the exons ATGGTGACTCCTCTCTTCTTCACGCCAACAAACCAAAACCCAAACGAGCTTATGAGAAACACTTACCTTGTCAACGACTCCAGCGAGAGCCTGACAGAGCCGCCACAGAAGAGTAGTGGTGGGGAACCGGGATCGAAGACAGGTGAGCCAAAACGGAAGAAACCCGCGCTGAGAGGGATGGGTGTGGCAAGGCTCGAGCGACTCAGAatcgaagaagaaaaaaagaacatgatCGAAGCCCAAGGAGGAGGAGATACGTTGGCAGCGAGCCCTAACGCTACCCCTTCACCCGACCCGGGTGTTGTGCTACAAGGCTTCCCAAGCTACGGTACTGGTGGGCCTAACACTCGAAGCATGTTCCTTGGTGGCGGAGTCGGGTCAGGTCAGATCCCGGTTTATCCTCCATGGGGTTTTGTAGAGCCATCTTCAATCCCAAATCCTCAAGTGTATAACCCCTCCAATAATCACTGTGATGTTTGCTTCAAG aAGCAACGTATCAATGAAGATCAACATGTGGTACGGTCCAACGGTGGTGGGTTTTCGGAATACACAGTATttcctcatcttcttccacCAGATCAGAGGAGCCAAGGCTTCTTCTACGATCATAGAATTGCCAGATACTCAGCTCCAACTTCTGCTCCCACTAATCAGGTTTTTAACAAGGCTACAAATTATACG GGCTCAATGGAGGAACTTTGGAGCGGAAACCCTAGGAACGAAACAGGAGATGTGAAGGAGTACGATTTCTTCCCGGTTTCATCAGTGTCTACATCAGTTGGTGATTGCAGTCCCAACACATCCACCATCGATTTGACATTGAAGCTTTAA